From Isachenkonia alkalipeptolytica:
AATCAGATGTTTTTCATAAAAGGGCGCCTGTTTTACATCATAGGCTTGATTATTTTGGTAGGGCTTTTGTTTGTGGATCAGGCTCCATAGGGGCCGGGTTTGAATGCTTTCATCATTTAAGTATTTCAGCAGCTGATCCCGATTGATGCCGTAAGCCTGCTCATCCACGATAATCGAGTAAAACCAGTGATTGGCCCGGGTATCCTCTCGAAAGGGCAGGAGACGGAGGCCGGGGATTTTTTCGATGCCTTTTTTATATCGCTGATAATTCTTTTGCTTTGTTTCAATAAAGCTCTCCAGTCGATCCATCTGGTCGGATCCGAAGGCGGCTTGGATATTGGTCATTCGGTAGTTATAGCCTACCTCATCGTGGATAAAGTACAGGGAATCGTTCTTTGCCTGAACCCCTAAATACTGAATTTTTTCCAAATGCTCCTTTTTTTTGGCAACCACCATGCCACCGCCGCCGGTGGTGATGATTTTATTGGCATTAAAGGAGAACACTCCGATATCACCGATGGTTCCGCAGTGCCGGTTTTGATATTTCCCTTGGGTATAATAGGACCCCAGGGCCTCCGTGGCATCCTCGATGATTTTTAAGTTATATTTTTCACTAAGTTCCATCAACTTCTCCATATTTCCCGGGTTTCCGAATACATGGACCACAATTAAGGCCCGAATCATCCGATCCGTTTTTTTATTTCGAAGCACGCCGTCTGTAAAGCTGCATTCCTTCTCCAAAAATACTTCCAGTTTATCCATGTCCATGTTTAGGTTCGGATCACAGTCCATAAACACCGGCTCTGCCCCCAGGTATTTTACCGGATTTACCGCAGCCACAAAGGTTAGGGTGGGCACAATCACTTCCTCACCACTTTGCACCCCCAGTACTTTCAATGCCAGGTGCAATCCCGCGGTTCCGCTTTGCAGGGCCACAGCCTGAGGGGTTTTTAGATACTCGGCGATTTTTTCCTGAAATTCCTCAATAAATCGACCCCCGGTGGACACCCATCCGGTTTCAATGGTCTCCTTTACATTTTCCAGAATGTCCAGGGACAAGTTCGGTACAGACAGGGGAATCATCTTATTGTTCATAGTGCTCCTCCTTTTTTGGTTGAAACAAATTGCCGTTTTATTGTCAGTTCCTTCGATGTTCAGTCTTCGGTTCTTTCCTATGACTTTTTCTTTATAAGCTTTGCAGGCACCCCGGCGTAGATGGAGTCTTCCTCCACGTCTTTTAACACCACGGCGCCGGCACCGATGGTGGCCCCTTTTCCAATACGGGAAAGTCCCGTAACCAAGGTGGCACCCATGCCCACAAAGACTTCCTCTTTGATATCGATGGAGGCCCCCACCCCGGAAAGGGTGGAAATTAAGCAGGCTTTTCCTACTTTGGTGTGATGGGCGATTACTACATTGGGACTGATGATACAGTAGTCGCCGATGGTAACTTTTGTCCATACATATACATTTGCTTGAATATAGATCCCTTTTCCAAGGGTTGCGCTCTTATTGATGGTGGCGGCGGGATGGATCATATTGGGAGTGTCTCCCCCGTTATGGTCAATTTCTTCCATGATCTTTCGGCGGATTTTATTGTTTCCAATGGCTACGATAAACCGCTTCCCGGGGAAAAAGTCTTGGCTCAACGCCGAAACCTTTCCCAGCACCGGGGCCCCCATAATGTATGCACCTTGTTTTTCATCGGCCTCGTCATAAAAACCTTTTACGGTATACCCCAGGGTTTCTGCCAACTCGTGCATGGCTTCTCCGTAGGTACCGGCGCCGATGATATAAATTTCCTTTTTATCCATCTTCTTTTCTCCTTCTATTTGCCTCTTTCTTCTTCATTGTTTTTCCCGGTCCAAATCCGTCCCTTGAAACTTCTCCATGGTAACCTGCTGACTTTTGTTTACGTCTTGGCGTTTAAAAACCTTAAACACCGTAAGAAAAAGTATTTTTATATCCAAGGTGATCCGCAGATTGTCCACATACCACACGTCGTAATCAAACTTTTCCTCCCAGGAGATGGTGTTTCGTCCGTTGATCTGAGCCCAACCGGTGATTCCCGGCCGCACTTCATGGCGCCGGGCCTGATGCTTATTGTACCGGGGGAGATACTCCACCAACAGGGGTCTTGGTCCCACCAGGCTCATCTCTCCCTTCAAAACGTTGATCAGTTCCGGAAGCTCGTCGAGACTGGTGCTTCGCATCATTTTTCCGAACCTGGTGTGGCGCTGTTCGTTGGGCAGGAGATTGCCCTGGGCATCCCGGGTATTTAACATGGTACGAAACTTAATCATTTTAAATATTTCTCCATCCTTCCCCGGTCGCTCCTGGACGAAAAAAACCGGGCTTCCCATCTTTTTTCGAATCATCCCTGCGGTGATCAAAAACACGGGACTTAACACAATCAACCCCAGTAAAGACAGGACAATATCCAGTAGTCGTTTGATGCTTAATCTGACTGTTCTCATAACTTCACCTTTTCTGTTTTTCTGGCATTGTGATACATTTGCTCCATGAAACCATATCCCTATAATCATACCTTTTTTTTCCGTTGATTTCAAGATTATTAAGGGTTTTCTCCTCTAATCAAGCTAAGCTCCCAAAAGGGAGCCCGGCTTTAGTCGGTACTTTGTTCCATGGGCTGATCCTCATAGAGGTAAGCTCGCAGTCGATTGGCTGCTTCCGCCCGGTCAAACACGTAGTAGTACACCCCGTTGATCATCTGCCCCTGGGCAAGATCCGAAGTGGGAAACTGCACCTGTTCGATGGTACGAATGTTTTGTGTCACGGCTTTTCTTGCCATATTCAGCATATAGTTCGAAGACATATTTGTGGTCATATGAGGAAAGATGTCGTTCATCATCCCGGGATAAGAGGTCACCGGGGCGTTGAGGCCCTTTTGAATGGTGGCCTCCATAACGTCCCGCTGCCTTCTGGTTCGCTCAAAGTCCGAGTCGATCTTTCGGATTCTGGAAAAATCCAGAGCCTGCCTTCCGGTTAAGGTATAGGTGCCTCCCCTTTCCAGTCCTTTAATTTGGGTTGCTTCCCGGTCGGTAATTTCCTGCTCAATACCACCCATGGCATCAATGATCGCCGGCATGGAATTGAAATTCACGGAAACGAAATCCCGGATATCCAGTCTAAAGTTTTGGTTCAGGGTTTTGATGGCCAGCTCCGGCCCTCCAAAGGCATAGGCGTGGTTTACCTTGTCCATGCCCCGTCCGGGGATCTCCACATAGGAGTCCCGCATAATGGAGGTGATTTTAATCTTATCGTTGTTCTCATCCAAAGTTACAATCATGATCGCGTCACTCCGCCCCCGCATCCCTTCGGCGGAGTCAATACCGAATACGGCGATGTTGGTCACCCCACGGCTCCCTTCCTCTTCAATCCCCAGGGACTCATCGTCCCGGGCAATTTCTTCCCGTTCGATCCGGTCCAGTAGATAAAGAGCGCCAACGTAACCCAGTAATAACACCGCCACCAGCACACCGATGATGATCAGTACCGCCCGTCTTCGCCGCTTTTTTTGACTTAGGCTCGGTTTCTTTTCCGTTGCCTTTGAAGAAGGATCCTGGCCCGGAACAATTTCATAGGGTGATTCCTCTTCCTTCGCCCCTTCCTTTGCCCCGGGGCGCCCTTGTTCACCAAGGCCTCCAGCTCCCATTTCACCCCTTCCTTTCGGGGCCTTTTCTTCTCCGGCGTCCCTTGGTCCACGATCCATCCGCCGTTTTTTCCGGGTTTTGTAAAGGGAGCGCAATAAAAAGATCAAGGCGATAATCATCAGAATTAACAGCAGAAAAACCATGCCGAAAATCGGATTTCTCCACAACCAGGCAAAAAAGCCTCTGCGGCGGTCTTCCTCCTCTTCTTCTTCCTCTTCATCGTCTATAAGCTCGTCGGTTTGCGTGTAGGTAAAGCTGATGGTCTCACGCTGACCGTTTTCTGTGATTTCCATGGCCTTGGACGCTTCGTCGGACAGTTCATAGCCTTCAATTTCAATGGCTTGAAAATGATGGACCCCTGCGGGTAGCTCATCAAAAATATCCTCTTGCCGAATTTCTTCCCCGGCCGCATCCAGGTACTGCACCACAACCGTCCCCTTCACTGCCGGCGCCTGGGAAGGCGGTGTGGGGGCCGGAGCTTCCTCAGCGGGTTCTTCCTCTGCCGGAGCTTCTTCCGGTTCCTCTTCCCTCTCTTCCGGAGCCTCCACATACTCAAAGTCCAATACCAAAAGCTCTCCGTCCCTGGTCAGGGTTACGGACTTGCTTCGGGGACTTACTAAATCATATCCGGAGATGGTTTTCGCGGAATAGCTGTGTTCTCCCAGGGGCAGGTCCTGATGAAGGACAGAATCCCCCACTGGGTTGCCCTCGCTGTCAATATAGCGAATCCGAATGTTGCCCCGGGCCTCCTCTTCCGAAGGTTCTTCCTCGGGGTCCTCCTCGGGTTCTGTCTCCTCCTCGGTTTCTTCTTCCGATTCTTCTTCAGCAGCTTCCTCCGTTTCCTGTTGAAGGGCACGGCTGTCTTCCTCCCCATAAATGTCGGCGATGCCGAAAGAAAGGATCATCGTTAGGATCATTAACAACATAAACCATTTTCTCATTTGTTTATTCATTACTTTTACCTCACAGTTAATCATAGATTTTCCTATCAACGTTTCCAAGTTAAGGTTTATGAACGGTAGTATTCACCAGTTTATTATTTTAGCCATACCACCGGCCATCTTATATATTATACTGGAGTTTTGCATTTTAGAAAAGTTTTTTTCTTTCGTAAAGGGTTTTGCCAAGACCCATGGCCAGGCCGATGTTCGTTAGGACCAGTAGGATAAAGATTCCCATAAGGGTGGGATCCTCTTGTAGCCTACCAAAAAAGCTTTTTTCTTCGATTACCCCTTGAACCTCCACCTCTTGGACAACTTCCACTTCCACCGACCGATCAAAGTAGCGCTGCAGGGTGTTTTCCTCCCCATCATACAAGTAAAAACCCGGTTCTTCATTTTCATATTTGGCGTATACAAGATAGAACTCCGGTTTTTGTCCACCTTCCAGTTGCCAAGCATCCACTGTCATATCTTCTATGGTCAGCTCCGCCTCTTGGTAGCCTTCGGGTAAATCCTCCTTCATGTCCCCTTCCTCGTCATCGTTGAAGGACAAAAGGGTATAATTTCCACCGGCACTAATAATAATATACGGATACAGCTCCCGGTTTTGGTTATCATAGATGAAAAACCTTCCGTGTTCCTCATTTTCATCGGTTAAATAAAGCAGGGTCAGATTTTTTGCCTCACTGTGAGCGGCCTCTACGGGCTGACCCTCAAATTCTATTTCCATGATTTCAAAGCCTTCCGGCAGCCAGCTCTCTTCAAGAGCTTCTTGAAGTTGCCACTGTTCGCCACCGATTTCTATGAGGGCTTCTCTTACCCGGTCGTCTTCATCGTCTTCAGCTTCAGCGGACTCTTCTTCCTCTTGATCTGTACCGTCGCTGTGTTCATCGTCCTCCGTTTCATTTGTATCTTCTTCCGGTTCTGGTTCCGGTTCTGGCTCCGGTTCTGGCTCTGGTTCCGGTTCTGGTTCCGGTTCCGGTTCTGGTTCTGGCTCTGGTTCTGGTTCTGGCTCTGGTTCTGGCTCTGGTTCCGGCTCTGGCTCCGGCTCTGGCTCCGGATTGCTTACGGTTATGGAAGTAGAGGCCGTTGGACTTCCTAACAACTCTTCTTCCATATCGTAGACCTGACTGCTACTTATTGCAAAGTTTGCGGTTCCCTCTTTCTTTCCTCGAAAGGTAAAGGTCGCCTGAAGCCGGGAGGTTTCCGATGAAGTTGCAAAGATTGCGATGGTGCCGCTTCCGCCCCCTGCATTACCCCCATCTCCACTAACAAACTCCAGTACATCGGCGTTGTAGCTCACATTCCCACTTACGGCTCCGATATCCGATGCATTGAAGTTCACGGTAACGGTGACGGAGTCACCTTCTTCAATGGTTGTAGAACTAAGACTAATGGTTGCACCGGCTTGAGCAAAACTATGGATTGGATGCAGATTAAAAATGACCATTATCGTAAGAATCGTTAGCAAAAGTTTATTTTTCTTTGGTTTCATGATGATTCCTCCGTTGTTTATTCGATTTTGCTTCCCCAAGGAGTTGCTCCAGGAGTACAATGGCTAAAATTAAAATCGTTGCCAGGACAATCAGTAAGGTAATCGGCCAGAGCAAGAATTCCCTTCGGCTTTCTCCTTGACCCTGGACTTCAACTTCCTTCTCAACGATGATCTCTTCTTCTGCGGCTCTTTGCAAAGTGCCTTCCCGTTGATCATAAAAGTAAATCTTCGGCTTCCCTTCCTGGGCCCTTGCAGTGACCAGATAGACGTCTTCCGGCAGATCCTCGGTGCGGTATACCGATAGTGGGATTTCACCTATATGTAGTATGCTCATTTCAGCCTTGGAAATTTGTTGATAGATGGAAAAAAGCTGAAATGACTGAAGGGTATTTAGGGCTTTTTCATCGTCCACACCCTGTTCACCCTTTTCCTCTTCGGACTTTTCCTCTTGATTTTCATCGGTTTCCGATGCTTCATCAAAGGACAGTACCAGGCTCTCCGTAGGACCTCCTAAATAGTTGCCCTGTTCATAAGAAATAACTTCCGAGAATTCTACTACGAACTCCGCCGGTCCACTATCTTTTACTAAAAAGACAAACTCATACCCTCGACTATCCGAGGGGCTGTTTACACTGTCGGAGATCACTCCCTTGCCCTGTCCAAATTGAGCGACGTTCCCCCCTCCCGATTGGTATTCTAGGCGTTCATCATCGTAGATGATATCCGCATGAATGGTACCGATGCTTTGATCACTCTCAAAGCCTACGTAGATCGTGATGACTTCACC
This genomic window contains:
- a CDS encoding LCP family protein; amino-acid sequence: MNKQMRKWFMLLMILTMILSFGIADIYGEEDSRALQQETEEAAEEESEEETEEETEPEEDPEEEPSEEEARGNIRIRYIDSEGNPVGDSVLHQDLPLGEHSYSAKTISGYDLVSPRSKSVTLTRDGELLVLDFEYVEAPEEREEEPEEAPAEEEPAEEAPAPTPPSQAPAVKGTVVVQYLDAAGEEIRQEDIFDELPAGVHHFQAIEIEGYELSDEASKAMEITENGQRETISFTYTQTDELIDDEEEEEEEEDRRRGFFAWLWRNPIFGMVFLLLILMIIALIFLLRSLYKTRKKRRMDRGPRDAGEEKAPKGRGEMGAGGLGEQGRPGAKEGAKEEESPYEIVPGQDPSSKATEKKPSLSQKKRRRRAVLIIIGVLVAVLLLGYVGALYLLDRIEREEIARDDESLGIEEEGSRGVTNIAVFGIDSAEGMRGRSDAIMIVTLDENNDKIKITSIMRDSYVEIPGRGMDKVNHAYAFGGPELAIKTLNQNFRLDIRDFVSVNFNSMPAIIDAMGGIEQEITDREATQIKGLERGGTYTLTGRQALDFSRIRKIDSDFERTRRQRDVMEATIQKGLNAPVTSYPGMMNDIFPHMTTNMSSNYMLNMARKAVTQNIRTIEQVQFPTSDLAQGQMINGVYYYVFDRAEAANRLRAYLYEDQPMEQSTD
- a CDS encoding acetyltransferase — encoded protein: MDKKEIYIIGAGTYGEAMHELAETLGYTVKGFYDEADEKQGAYIMGAPVLGKVSALSQDFFPGKRFIVAIGNNKIRRKIMEEIDHNGGDTPNMIHPAATINKSATLGKGIYIQANVYVWTKVTIGDYCIISPNVVIAHHTKVGKACLISTLSGVGASIDIKEEVFVGMGATLVTGLSRIGKGATIGAGAVVLKDVEEDSIYAGVPAKLIKKKS
- a CDS encoding LegC family aminotransferase, which gives rise to MNNKMIPLSVPNLSLDILENVKETIETGWVSTGGRFIEEFQEKIAEYLKTPQAVALQSGTAGLHLALKVLGVQSGEEVIVPTLTFVAAVNPVKYLGAEPVFMDCDPNLNMDMDKLEVFLEKECSFTDGVLRNKKTDRMIRALIVVHVFGNPGNMEKLMELSEKYNLKIIEDATEALGSYYTQGKYQNRHCGTIGDIGVFSFNANKIITTGGGGMVVAKKKEHLEKIQYLGVQAKNDSLYFIHDEVGYNYRMTNIQAAFGSDQMDRLESFIETKQKNYQRYKKGIEKIPGLRLLPFREDTRANHWFYSIIVDEQAYGINRDQLLKYLNDESIQTRPLWSLIHKQKPYQNNQAYDVKQAPFYEKHLINIPCSSNLTEEQVDRVLEYLRKARP
- a CDS encoding sugar transferase, with product MRTVRLSIKRLLDIVLSLLGLIVLSPVFLITAGMIRKKMGSPVFFVQERPGKDGEIFKMIKFRTMLNTRDAQGNLLPNEQRHTRFGKMMRSTSLDELPELINVLKGEMSLVGPRPLLVEYLPRYNKHQARRHEVRPGITGWAQINGRNTISWEEKFDYDVWYVDNLRITLDIKILFLTVFKVFKRQDVNKSQQVTMEKFQGTDLDREKQ
- a CDS encoding cohesin domain-containing protein, whose product is MKPKKNKLLLTILTIMVIFNLHPIHSFAQAGATISLSSTTIEEGDSVTVTVNFNASDIGAVSGNVSYNADVLEFVSGDGGNAGGGSGTIAIFATSSETSRLQATFTFRGKKEGTANFAISSSQVYDMEEELLGSPTASTSITVSNPEPEPEPEPEPEPEPEPEPEPEPEPEPEPEPEPEPEPEPEPEPEPEPEEDTNETEDDEHSDGTDQEEEESAEAEDDEDDRVREALIEIGGEQWQLQEALEESWLPEGFEIMEIEFEGQPVEAAHSEAKNLTLLYLTDENEEHGRFFIYDNQNRELYPYIIISAGGNYTLLSFNDDEEGDMKEDLPEGYQEAELTIEDMTVDAWQLEGGQKPEFYLVYAKYENEEPGFYLYDGEENTLQRYFDRSVEVEVVQEVEVQGVIEEKSFFGRLQEDPTLMGIFILLVLTNIGLAMGLGKTLYERKKLF